From a region of the Solanum stenotomum isolate F172 chromosome 2, ASM1918654v1, whole genome shotgun sequence genome:
- the LOC125855562 gene encoding leucine aminopeptidase encodes MAPIDPHSFTDSTHPLTTHISLTFYFDFPSSTISSATLLSFSTPYTGPLTLDSRSLSVSSVLDPLSLSSLPFSLSPTDPILGQSLNISISKQTHQILILSKTSPSSSALQWLSPTQTFNKNHPFLYTHCQPIYARSIFPCQDTPVARVKYTAKLNIPRELSAVMAARHVERRDPIPSEAQGVCEDSVWCGDDRVVEEFVMEQPIPPYLFAFAIGELGFREVGPRTRVYAEAVPEVLDAAATEFAGTEEIVMVGERLFGPYEWERFDLLVLPPSFPLGGMENPRLVFLTPTVIKGDASGSQVVAHELAHGWTGNLITNKNNEHFWLNEGFTTYAERRIVEAVQGEDIASLNIGIGWMGLVKDMERFKDNMEFTKLKTSQAGVDPDDVYSVVPYEKGFQFLQRIERQIGRPAFDDFLKKYIGTFKFQSIDTDMFLNFLKANVPGIENEIDLKLWTEGTGIPPDAMEPVSNLYSKIVSLANEFKLGRIPREDEVADWKGQEWELYLENLPKSVEASQVRSLDALYHLSESKNYEVKVAFLQLAISARCRDYYGVVERTLKEVGRILYLRPLYTALVQGDRKEEDRAFARRVFSEACDSYHPIAQAVVEATLAKNV; translated from the exons ATGGCACCCATTGACCCTCATTCCTTCACTGATTCAACTCACCCACTCACAACCCATATATCCCTCACTTTTTACTTCGATTTTCCATCTTCCACCATCTCCTCTGCTACTCTTCTCTCCTTTTCTACTCCTTACACTGGACCCCTCACTCTTGACTCTCGCTCACTCTCTGTCTCTTCTGTACTCGACCCTCTTTCCCTTTCCTCCTTACCTTTCTCCCTTTCTCCTACAGACCCAATTCTTGGACAATCACTCAACATTTCGATTTCTAAACAAACCCATCAAATCTTGATTCTTTCCAAAACTAGTCCTTCAAGTTCAGCTCTTCAATGGCTTTCGCCTACTCAAACTTTCAACAAGAATCATCCTTTTCTATATACCCATTGTCAGCCCATTTATGCCCGTTCAATTTTTCCTTGTCAGGATACACCTGTTGCACGGGTTAAGTACACTGCGAAATTGAACATCCCGAGAGAGCTGTCGGCGGTTATGGCTGCTAGACATGTGGAGAGGCGGGACCCGATTCCGTCTGAGGCGCAAGGGGTTTGTGAGGATTCGGTTTGGTGTGGGGATGATAGGGTGGTGGAGGAATTTGTGATGGAACAGCCTATACCTCCTTATTTATTTGCATTTGCAATTGGGGAGTTGGGGTTTAGGGAGGTGGGACCTAGGACTAGGGTGTATGCTGAGGCGGTTCCTGAGGTATTGGATGCTGCTGCTACGGAGTTTGCTGGCACGGAAGAGATTGTGATGGTTGGGGAGAGGCTTTTTGGTCCTTATGAATGGGAAAGGTTTGATCTTTTGGTGTTACCTCCGAGTTTTCCTCTTGGCGGAATGGAGAATCCGAGGCTTGTTTTCTTGACGCCCACTGTGATTAAGGGGGATGCCAGTGGATCACAGGTGGTGGCGCATGAGCTTGCTCATGGCTGGACAGGGAATTTGATCACAAACAAAAACAACGAACACTTTTGGTTGAATGAG GGTTTTACAACATATGCAGAGAGAAGAATTGTTGAGGCCGTGCAAGGTGAGGACATTGCTTCATTAAATATCGGAATTGGTTGGATGGGGCTTGTTAAGGATATGGAGAGATTTAAGGATAACATGGAGTTCACCAAGCTAAAGACAAGTCAGGCAGGTGTGGATCCGGATGACGTGTACTCCGTAGTTCCATATGAAAAAGGCTTCCAGTTTTTACAGCGTATTGAGAGACAG ATTGGAAGACCTGCTTTTGATGACTTTCTGAAGAAGTATATCGGTACCTTCAAATTTCAGTCTATTGACACTGATATGTTTCTCAATTTCCTTAAAGCTAATGTACCTGGAATAGAGAATGAGATTGATTTGAAACTTTGGACTGAGGGTACTGGGATCCCTCCGGATGCCATGGAACCAGTTTCTAACCTTTACTCAAAGATTGTTTCGCTTGCTAATGAGTTCAAGCTAGGTAGGATTCCAAGGGAGGATGAAGTTGCTGACTGGAAGGGACAGGAATGGGAACTTTACCTTGAGAACCTGCCCAAATCTGTTGAAGCATCTCAG GTAAGATCTTTAGATGCTCTCTATCATCTTTCAGAGTCGAAAAATTATGAGGTCAAGGTAGCTTTTCTTCAGCTGGCTATTTCAGCAAGGTGCAGAGACTACTATGGTGTAGTAGAAAGAACTCTGAAAGAAGTTGGGAGGATATTATACCTTCGTCCGCTCTACACTGCACTCGTACAAGGTGATAGGAAGGAAGAAGACAGAGCTTTCGCTAGAAGGGTATTCTCGGAGGCCTGTGATTCTTACCACCCCATAGCTCAGGCTGTCGTTGAAGCTACTCTAGCAAAAAATGTCTGA